The proteins below come from a single Procambarus clarkii isolate CNS0578487 unplaced genomic scaffold, FALCON_Pclarkii_2.0 HiC_scaffold_98, whole genome shotgun sequence genomic window:
- the LOC138360167 gene encoding putative uncharacterized protein FLJ46204: protein MDTATWTQELGHSHLDTASWTQQLENNNLDTATWTQSLGHSQLDTATWKQLLGHATWARSLGHRRLHTAIWTQSLGHSHLDTPTWTQPLRHSHLDTTTWTQSLGLNHLDPATWTQSLGRIHLNASHSESATLALPLDHSHLSTATWTQPLGLSHLDTSTWILVHGHSYLVTATWTQPHGQSHINKVTWTQPLEHSHLDTSTWVQLLGRRHLETGTWTQTLGHKHWTQSLRQSYLETATWTQPLGQSLDTITWTQPLRHSYLDTVTWAQQRGHWHLDTATWTQPLGQNHLNTVT, encoded by the coding sequence atggacacagccacttggacacaggaaCTTGGACACAGCCATTTGGACACAGCCTCTTGGACACAACAACTTGAAAACAACAACTTGGACACAGCTACTTGGACAcaatcacttggacacagccaattggacacagccacttggaaacAGTTACTTGGACACGCCACTTGGGCACGGTCACTTGGACACAGGCGATTGCACACAGCcatttggacacagtcacttgggcaCAGTCATTTGGACACAcctacttggacacagccacttagacacagccacttggacacaaccacctgGACACAGTCGCTTGGACTCAACCACTtagacccagccacttggacacagtcacttggacgcaTCCACTTGAACGCCAGTCACTCGGAATCAGCAACTTTGGCACTGCCACTAGACCACAGTCACTTGAGCACAGCCACTTGGACTCAGCCACTTGGACTCAGCCACTTAGACACATCCACATGGATACTGGTACATGGACACAGTTACTTggtcacagccacttggacacaaccacatgGACAAAGCCATATAAATAAAGTCACTTGGACGCAGCCACTtgaacacagtcacttggacacatccACTTGGGTGCAGTTACTTGGACGAAGGCACTTGGAAACAGGCACTTGGACACAGACACTAGGACACAAGCACTGGACTCAGTCACTTAGACAGAGTTACTTGGAGACAGCCACTTGGACTCAACCTCTTGGACAGTCGTTAGATACaatcacttggacacaaccacttcgaCACAGCTACTTGGACACAGTAACTTGGGCACAGCAAAGGGGACACtggcacttggacacagccacttggacacaaccacttggacagaacCACTTGAACACAGTCACTtga